Proteins encoded within one genomic window of Flavobacterium sp. NG2:
- a CDS encoding DUF4402 domain-containing protein, with translation MKTNRLLLVVVFLISGLMTKVEAQTSATVTGTTAGAKLIIPMSLTQTSALHFGTINLLSGASGTVVLPSNNTTRSFTGGVSASAVAPLATNAAYNVTGTKNVTYALTLPSTITVTETIDGTATMTISDLKARFNGASDDAVTSTLSPTGTDSFKLGGTLTVANSQAGGIYAGTFNVSVDYN, from the coding sequence ATGAAAACAAACAGATTATTACTTGTAGTAGTATTTTTAATTTCTGGATTAATGACTAAAGTAGAAGCTCAGACTTCGGCGACAGTTACAGGAACAACTGCAGGAGCAAAATTGATTATACCAATGTCATTGACACAAACTTCGGCTTTGCATTTTGGTACAATAAACCTTTTATCAGGAGCTTCAGGAACTGTAGTTTTACCATCAAATAATACGACACGTAGTTTTACTGGAGGAGTTTCTGCCTCTGCTGTTGCACCTTTGGCAACTAATGCGGCTTATAATGTAACTGGAACAAAGAATGTAACTTATGCTTTAACGTTGCCTTCAACAATAACAGTAACTGAAACTATTGACGGAACGGCTACGATGACTATCAGTGATTTGAAAGCAAGATTTAATGGAGCTAGTGATGATGCGGTAACAAGCACACTAAGCCCTACAGGAACTGATAGCTTTAAATTAGGAGGAACTTTGACTGTTGCAAATTCGCAAGCGGGAGGAATCTATGCTGGTACATTTAATGTAAGTGTTGATTACAACTAA
- a CDS encoding purine-nucleoside phosphorylase, with translation MKNNIQESLAFLQSKGFTQPEFGIVLGTGLGQLVQHIQIEKEVNYSDIPHFPVSTVESHSGKLILGTLEGKKVVVMQGRFHLYEGYSIQEITFPIRILKALGIQKLLISNAAGAINLDYKKGDMMLIDDHINLQGGSPLAFKTVSDFGDRFVDMSAPYDAEMNKKAIAVAKENGIKLHKGVYVGVVGPQLETRAEYRYLRNIGADAVGMSTVPEVIVANHLRLPVIAVSVLTDECDPDNLKPVDIAEIIAIAGQAEPKMVTLFKGLVRN, from the coding sequence ATGAAAAACAACATACAAGAATCCCTAGCCTTTTTACAATCCAAAGGCTTTACTCAACCCGAATTTGGAATTGTACTTGGAACAGGACTGGGCCAACTAGTGCAACACATCCAAATAGAAAAAGAGGTCAATTATAGTGACATTCCACATTTTCCTGTTTCTACTGTCGAATCCCATTCGGGCAAACTGATTTTAGGAACTCTTGAAGGCAAGAAAGTAGTCGTAATGCAAGGCCGTTTTCATTTGTACGAAGGCTATTCGATACAAGAAATTACCTTTCCTATCCGAATTTTAAAAGCCTTAGGAATCCAAAAGTTATTGATTTCAAACGCTGCTGGAGCCATCAATCTTGATTACAAAAAAGGTGATATGATGTTGATTGACGACCATATCAACTTACAAGGAGGTTCCCCATTGGCATTCAAAACTGTATCTGATTTTGGAGACCGTTTTGTAGATATGAGTGCGCCTTATGATGCCGAAATGAATAAAAAAGCAATCGCAGTCGCTAAGGAAAACGGAATCAAATTACACAAAGGAGTCTATGTAGGAGTCGTAGGACCACAGCTAGAAACCCGTGCCGAATACCGTTATTTACGCAACATAGGTGCCGATGCCGTAGGGATGAGTACCGTTCCAGAGGTCATTGTGGCCAATCATCTGCGTTTGCCAGTTATTGCCGTTTCGGTATTGACAGACGAGTGCGACCCTGACAACCTAAAACCCGTAGATATTGCCGAAATCATCGCCATCGCCGGACAAGCAGAGCCAAAAATGGTGACGCTTTTCAAAGGTTTGGTTAGAAATTAA
- the arsS gene encoding arsenosugar biosynthesis radical SAM (seleno)protein ArsS (Some members of this family are selenoproteins.), producing the protein MLKSLHAKHSELSKTEKQLEILSTGMFQDGSLPTFADKIKKAGTFPLQPRKLEILQINVGYMCNQVCAHCHVDAGPDRKEIMTVETMQQILEVLKTTEVNTLDLTGGAPEMNPNFRWFVEEASKLGVKDFIVRSNLTIILANKKYHDLPEFFAKHNIHVISSLPFYKREKTDKQRGDGVFDKSIQALQMLNKVGYGKEGTGLKLDLVYNPSGAFLPTEQKALEHDFKKALKEDFDIDFNSLFAITNLPISRFLDYLIASDNYEDYMYALVEAFNPVAVANVMCTNTISVSWDGWLYDCDFNQMLELKVASKVKHISDFNQEVLQDRNIVISQHCYGCTAGAGSSCQGTVV; encoded by the coding sequence ATGCTCAAATCTTTACATGCAAAACATAGCGAACTCTCTAAAACCGAAAAACAACTCGAGATTCTTTCGACAGGCATGTTTCAAGATGGAAGTTTGCCCACTTTTGCTGATAAAATAAAAAAAGCAGGAACGTTTCCACTGCAACCTCGAAAGTTGGAAATTCTCCAAATCAATGTAGGCTATATGTGCAACCAAGTCTGTGCGCATTGCCATGTGGATGCTGGGCCTGACCGAAAAGAAATCATGACGGTCGAGACCATGCAACAGATTTTGGAGGTACTCAAAACGACTGAGGTCAACACCTTAGATTTAACGGGTGGAGCGCCAGAGATGAATCCTAATTTCCGTTGGTTTGTCGAAGAAGCTTCTAAACTAGGAGTAAAGGATTTTATAGTTCGCTCCAATCTGACCATTATTTTGGCCAATAAAAAATACCACGACTTACCCGAGTTTTTTGCCAAACACAACATTCATGTGATCTCGTCTTTGCCTTTTTACAAAAGAGAAAAAACGGATAAGCAACGAGGCGATGGAGTTTTTGACAAATCGATTCAAGCTTTGCAAATGCTGAATAAAGTTGGTTATGGCAAAGAAGGTACTGGTTTGAAATTGGATTTAGTGTACAATCCATCGGGTGCTTTTTTACCCACTGAGCAGAAGGCTTTAGAACACGATTTCAAAAAAGCCTTAAAAGAAGATTTTGACATCGATTTTAATTCGCTTTTTGCGATTACCAATCTGCCTATTTCTCGTTTTCTGGACTATTTAATCGCTTCAGATAATTACGAAGATTATATGTATGCCTTGGTCGAAGCCTTTAATCCTGTGGCTGTTGCCAATGTGATGTGTACCAATACGATTTCGGTGAGTTGGGACGGCTGGTTGTACGACTGCGATTTCAACCAAATGTTAGAACTGAAGGTCGCTTCAAAGGTCAAACACATATCCGATTTCAATCAAGAAGTTTTACAAGATAGAAACATTGTGATTTCACAACACTGCTACGGTTGTACCGCTGGAGCGGGGAGTAGTTGTCAGGGAACAGTGGTCTAG
- a CDS encoding cupin domain-containing protein — protein sequence MKIAKEDIEIKMQIPGAIIRQHTDFGDATGLGKISGEYFSLSAGVDTTPLFIGLEGNLCQSPHWGYVLSGQITTTDAKGIQETVDAKDLFFWPAGHNVKVNADAEIIMFSPQHEHSHVINHMIEMTKG from the coding sequence ATGAAAATTGCAAAAGAAGACATTGAAATCAAAATGCAAATCCCAGGAGCTATAATTCGCCAACATACTGATTTTGGTGACGCTACAGGATTAGGTAAAATTAGTGGAGAGTATTTTAGCCTCTCTGCAGGAGTAGACACCACCCCTTTGTTTATAGGACTTGAAGGCAATTTATGTCAATCACCACATTGGGGATATGTATTGAGTGGCCAAATTACGACTACTGACGCTAAAGGCATCCAAGAAACGGTTGATGCAAAAGATTTGTTTTTCTGGCCCGCAGGTCACAATGTAAAAGTCAATGCCGATGCTGAAATTATTATGTTCAGTCCGCAACACGAACACTCCCACGTAATCAATCACATGATTGAAATGACCAAAGGGTAA
- a CDS encoding arsenosugar biosynthesis-associated peroxidase-like protein: protein MDKTYYDPADLKKFGKISDWNEELGDKFFDYYGKVFEEGSLSAREKSLIALAVSHTVQCPYCIDAYTGDGLKRGITKEEMMEAVHVAAAIRGGATLVHSVQMMNKYDKLSM from the coding sequence ATGGACAAAACCTATTACGACCCAGCCGACCTGAAAAAATTTGGTAAAATCTCCGATTGGAACGAAGAACTAGGGGACAAGTTTTTTGATTACTACGGAAAAGTATTTGAAGAAGGCAGTTTATCTGCTCGCGAAAAATCATTGATAGCCTTGGCAGTTTCACATACCGTACAATGTCCGTATTGTATTGATGCTTATACTGGTGATGGACTTAAACGAGGGATTACCAAAGAAGAAATGATGGAAGCGGTTCATGTAGCGGCGGCTATTCGTGGCGGTGCTACCTTAGTACATAGTGTGCAAATGATGAATAAATACGATAAACTCTCGATGTAG
- a CDS encoding DUF4402 domain-containing protein, translating into MIQKQFNFNGTHIALKGAIVLLLLLNNLFVFSQPALPQRSITVAATQALHFGTFALTGAAGGTVTVGWNGSRTATGAIGLLNSSPTAQPAIFEIKLCQGRNVTITLDPTVTLSGSEGGSLILNLGPTEKGSSGAVFATDGNCNFVSLLRVGGTLNVPGAAIPGVYTGTFFITFNQE; encoded by the coding sequence ATGATTCAAAAACAATTTAATTTCAATGGTACTCATATTGCTTTAAAAGGAGCGATTGTTTTGTTATTGTTATTAAATAACCTTTTTGTGTTTTCACAACCGGCTTTGCCACAACGTTCAATTACGGTGGCAGCTACTCAGGCTTTACATTTTGGAACCTTTGCTCTTACAGGTGCAGCTGGAGGAACAGTTACTGTAGGCTGGAACGGAAGTAGAACAGCGACAGGAGCTATAGGTTTGTTAAATTCGTCACCGACTGCACAACCTGCTATTTTTGAAATTAAATTATGCCAAGGTCGTAATGTTACCATTACTTTAGACCCAACGGTGACCCTTTCGGGTAGCGAAGGAGGAAGTCTAATTCTAAATTTAGGACCTACTGAAAAAGGCTCTAGTGGTGCTGTTTTCGCGACAGATGGTAATTGTAATTTTGTTAGCCTTTTACGCGTAGGCGGAACCTTAAATGTTCCTGGTGCAGCAATTCCTGGAGTCTATACAGGAACCTTTTTTATTACCTTTAATCAAGAGTAG
- the arsM gene encoding arsenosugar biosynthesis arsenite methyltransferase ArsM, whose translation MSYLNATNDLYKQAALTPDVGLCCTTTPIWKFPGLEIPMIMQEMNYGCGSTISAQDLINNPKVLYVGVGGGMELLQFSYFSRQKGGVVGVDVVDEMLEASRKNFLEAEKQNDWFQSDFIELKKGDALNLPIEDESIDVAAQNCLFNIFKAEDLKKALQEMYRVLKPHGRLVMSDPTCEQPMNEALRNDDHLRALCLSGSIPIADYIKALTDVGFGTIEIRGRRPYRILDPENYPTDELIFIESIEVCAIKDPMPADGPCVFTGKAAIYYGKEAYFDDTKGHTLLKNQPLAVCDKTAAALASLGRNDIYISESTFHYNGGGCC comes from the coding sequence ATGAGCTACCTAAACGCCACCAACGACCTATACAAACAAGCAGCCTTAACACCTGATGTGGGGCTTTGCTGTACCACAACACCTATTTGGAAATTCCCAGGATTGGAGATTCCGATGATTATGCAAGAGATGAATTACGGATGCGGAAGCACCATCTCGGCACAAGATTTAATCAATAATCCCAAAGTGCTATACGTGGGAGTGGGCGGCGGCATGGAATTACTGCAATTCTCCTATTTCTCCCGTCAAAAAGGCGGTGTAGTGGGAGTGGATGTGGTCGATGAAATGCTAGAAGCTTCCCGCAAAAACTTCCTCGAAGCCGAAAAACAAAACGATTGGTTTCAAAGCGATTTTATCGAACTCAAAAAAGGCGATGCTTTAAACCTTCCTATCGAGGACGAAAGCATTGATGTAGCGGCCCAAAACTGCTTGTTCAACATCTTCAAAGCCGAAGATTTAAAGAAAGCTCTGCAAGAAATGTACCGTGTATTGAAGCCTCACGGACGCTTGGTGATGAGTGACCCCACCTGCGAGCAACCCATGAACGAAGCCTTGCGTAATGACGACCACCTCCGTGCCTTGTGCTTGAGCGGAAGCATTCCCATTGCCGATTACATCAAAGCCTTGACCGATGTGGGTTTTGGAACCATCGAAATCCGTGGTCGCCGTCCGTACCGAATCCTAGACCCTGAAAATTATCCAACCGATGAATTGATTTTTATCGAAAGCATCGAAGTCTGCGCCATCAAAGACCCTATGCCAGCCGATGGCCCTTGCGTGTTCACTGGTAAAGCCGCCATCTATTACGGTAAAGAAGCCTATTTCGACGATACAAAAGGCCATACTTTACTCAAAAACCAACCCCTAGCCGTATGCGACAAAACCGCCGCCGCCCTAGCCAGTTTGGGACGCAATGACATTTATATTTCAGAGAGTACGTTTCACTATAATGGAGGTGGTTGTTGTTAA